A genomic segment from Micromonospora echinaurantiaca encodes:
- the pgsA gene encoding CDP-diacylglycerol--glycerol-3-phosphate 3-phosphatidyltransferase produces MTGATGSTPAPVVGRVPVLNAANALTALRLVLVPVFGASVVISAMSNAGWRMAACLIFAVASVTDLVDGWIARRFGLVTSVGKVADPIADKALTGAALLLLSWYDRLPWWVTAVILARELGITALRFWVIRRGVIAASRGGKIKTALQILAIAWYLWPMPAALAAVGPWIMAAAVAVTVITGFDYIAQALRLRRTP; encoded by the coding sequence GTGACCGGGGCCACCGGGTCGACGCCGGCCCCGGTGGTCGGCCGGGTGCCGGTGCTGAACGCGGCCAACGCGCTCACCGCGCTGCGGCTGGTGCTGGTGCCGGTCTTCGGGGCCAGCGTGGTGATCTCCGCGATGAGCAACGCCGGCTGGCGGATGGCCGCCTGCCTGATCTTCGCCGTCGCCTCGGTGACCGACCTGGTCGACGGGTGGATCGCCCGCCGGTTCGGGCTGGTCACCTCGGTGGGCAAGGTCGCCGACCCGATCGCCGACAAGGCGCTCACCGGCGCCGCGCTGCTGCTGCTCTCCTGGTACGACCGGTTGCCCTGGTGGGTGACCGCGGTGATCCTGGCCCGCGAGCTGGGCATCACCGCCCTGCGGTTCTGGGTGATCCGGCGCGGCGTCATCGCGGCCAGCCGGGGCGGCAAGATCAAGACCGCGCTGCAGATCCTGGCCATCGCCTGGTACCTCTGGCCGATGCCGGCCGCGCTGGCCGCCGTCGGTCCCTGGATCATGGCCGCCGCCGTGGCGGTGACCGTCATCACCGGCTTCGACTACATCGCCCAGGCCCTCCGCCTCCGCCGCACCCCCTGA
- the rimO gene encoding 30S ribosomal protein S12 methylthiotransferase RimO, whose product MVSATSPSDNSSSARLAPRRDLELSSELSPVGDGRRVALLTLGCARNEVDSEELAARLHADGWQVTTDGEGADVVVVNTCGFVEKAKQDSIQTLLAAADTGAKVVAAGCMAERYGRELAESLPEAQAVLSFDDYPDIAARLDAVVAGEALDAHTPRDRRELLPLTPVKRRAAAVSLPGHGSPARAAVETDAHTPAHLRQVLRRRLDTGPVASLKLASGCDRRCAFCAIPAFRGAFVSRTPDELLAEAEWLAKTGVRELVLVSENSTSYGKDLGDPRALEKLLPQLAAIDGIVRVRASYLQPAETRPGLVEAIATTPGVAPYFDLSFQHSSEPVLRRMRRFGSTDRFLDLLATARELAPAAGARSNFIVGFPGETRADVEELVRFLTAARLDAIGVFDYSDEDGTEAAGLSGKVSAATVKRRYDKLSALADELCSQRAEERLGSTVEVLVDSVSDGVVEGRAAHQAPEVDGSTTLVAPDGGGVDLAALRPGDLVRATVTGTEGVDLLAVPDEMISAAPGAAR is encoded by the coding sequence ATGGTGTCTGCCACCTCCCCGTCCGACAACTCCAGCTCGGCGCGGCTGGCGCCGCGCCGCGACCTGGAGCTGTCGTCCGAGCTGTCGCCCGTCGGCGACGGCCGCCGCGTCGCCCTGCTGACCCTGGGCTGTGCCCGCAACGAGGTCGACTCGGAGGAGTTGGCCGCCCGGCTGCACGCCGACGGCTGGCAGGTGACCACCGACGGCGAGGGCGCCGACGTGGTGGTGGTGAACACCTGTGGCTTCGTGGAGAAGGCCAAGCAGGACTCCATCCAGACCCTGCTCGCCGCGGCCGACACCGGTGCCAAGGTGGTGGCCGCCGGCTGCATGGCCGAGCGGTACGGCCGCGAGCTGGCCGAGAGCCTGCCCGAGGCGCAGGCGGTGCTCAGCTTCGACGACTACCCGGACATCGCCGCCCGGCTGGACGCCGTCGTCGCCGGTGAGGCGCTGGACGCGCACACCCCGCGGGACCGGCGCGAGCTGCTCCCGCTCACCCCGGTCAAGCGGCGGGCCGCGGCGGTGTCGCTGCCCGGGCACGGCAGCCCGGCCCGGGCCGCCGTCGAGACCGACGCGCACACCCCGGCCCACCTGCGCCAGGTGCTGCGCCGGCGGCTGGACACCGGCCCGGTCGCCTCGCTCAAGCTGGCCAGCGGCTGCGACCGCCGGTGCGCGTTCTGCGCCATCCCGGCGTTCCGCGGCGCGTTCGTCTCGCGTACGCCGGACGAGCTGCTCGCCGAGGCGGAGTGGCTGGCCAAGACCGGCGTCCGCGAGCTGGTGCTGGTGAGCGAGAACTCCACCTCGTACGGCAAGGACCTGGGCGACCCGCGGGCGCTGGAGAAGCTGCTGCCGCAGCTGGCTGCGATCGACGGCATCGTCCGGGTACGGGCCAGCTACCTCCAGCCGGCCGAGACCCGGCCCGGGCTGGTCGAGGCGATCGCCACCACGCCCGGGGTGGCCCCCTACTTCGACCTGTCGTTCCAACACTCCAGCGAGCCGGTGCTGCGCCGGATGCGCCGGTTCGGCTCCACCGACCGGTTCCTCGACCTGCTCGCCACCGCCCGGGAGCTGGCGCCCGCAGCGGGCGCCCGGAGCAACTTCATCGTCGGCTTCCCCGGCGAGACCCGGGCCGACGTCGAGGAGCTGGTCCGGTTCCTGACCGCGGCGCGGCTCGACGCGATCGGCGTGTTCGACTACAGCGACGAGGACGGCACCGAGGCCGCCGGGCTCTCCGGCAAGGTCTCCGCCGCCACCGTCAAGCGCCGCTACGACAAGCTCAGCGCGCTCGCCGACGAGCTCTGCTCGCAGCGGGCCGAGGAGCGGCTCGGTTCGACCGTCGAGGTGCTGGTCGACTCGGTCTCCGACGGCGTGGTCGAGGGGCGCGCCGCGCACCAGGCCCCCGAGGTGGACGGCTCCACCACCCTGGTCGCCCCGGACGGCGGCGGGGTGGACCTGGCCGCGCTGCGCCCCGGTGACCTGGTCCGGGCCACGGTCACCGGCACCGAAGGGGTGGATCTGCTCGCCGTACCGGATGAGATGATCTCGGCGGCGCCCGGCGCGGCACGGTGA
- a CDS encoding ornithine cyclodeaminase family protein: protein MTLLFSDREVTAALDAGTTVDAMRDALRAAYAGRLVAPPRAAASLGGGRMVLTAGHLTGEWYGFRSYDTFGHPEAEQVVVLHDGRTGAVRAVAVGEELGSRRTGGLGGVAVDALARPDAATLGVIGSGRQAWTQVWAAAAVRPLREVTVYSRSAARREAFAARVRAELDVPARAVESARAAVRDRDLVVLATTSPTPVLDAANLRPGTHVNAVGFKQRDRAEFGTDLLDVADLLVTDSPAQASAYAPPMLAADPPYAHRLLDLGAVLAGAATGRTRADQISVFCSVGLAGTEVFLLDRLVAVGAAAAA, encoded by the coding sequence ATGACGCTGCTCTTCTCCGACCGCGAGGTCACCGCCGCGCTGGACGCCGGCACCACGGTGGACGCCATGCGGGACGCCCTCCGGGCCGCGTACGCGGGTCGGCTGGTGGCCCCGCCCCGGGCGGCCGCGTCGCTGGGCGGCGGGCGGATGGTGCTGACCGCGGGGCACCTGACCGGCGAGTGGTACGGCTTCCGCTCGTACGACACCTTCGGCCACCCGGAGGCGGAGCAGGTGGTGGTGCTGCACGACGGGCGTACCGGGGCGGTGCGGGCGGTGGCCGTCGGCGAGGAGCTGGGCTCGCGGCGTACCGGAGGACTGGGCGGGGTCGCGGTGGACGCGCTGGCCCGGCCGGACGCGGCCACCCTCGGGGTGATCGGTTCCGGACGGCAGGCCTGGACGCAGGTCTGGGCCGCCGCCGCGGTGCGCCCGCTGCGCGAGGTGACCGTGTACAGCCGCTCCGCGGCCCGGCGGGAGGCGTTCGCCGCCCGGGTCCGCGCCGAGCTGGACGTCCCCGCCCGGGCGGTGGAGTCGGCCCGCGCCGCCGTGCGCGACCGGGACCTGGTGGTGCTCGCCACCACCAGCCCGACCCCGGTGCTGGACGCCGCCAACCTGCGCCCCGGCACCCACGTCAACGCGGTCGGCTTCAAGCAACGCGACCGGGCCGAGTTCGGCACCGACCTGCTGGACGTCGCCGACCTGCTGGTCACCGACTCGCCGGCGCAGGCGTCCGCGTACGCCCCGCCGATGTTGGCGGCCGACCCGCCGTACGCCCACCGGCTGCTCGACCTGGGCGCGGTGCTGGCCGGCGCCGCCACCGGCCGGACCCGGGCGGACCAGATCTCGGTCTTCTGCTCCGTCGGTCTGGCCGGCACCGAGGTGTTCCTGCTCGACCGGCTGGTCGCGGTGGGCGCGGCGGCCGCGGCCTGA
- a CDS encoding DMT family transporter, with protein sequence MAWIVLVVSGLLETAWAVALDRSAGFTRPVPSLVFVVTLVLSMLGLAYALREIPVGTGYAIWVGIGASGTALVGMLALNEPASLPRIACLALVVAGVVGLKIFH encoded by the coding sequence ATGGCCTGGATCGTGCTGGTGGTCTCCGGACTGCTGGAGACGGCGTGGGCGGTGGCCCTGGACCGCAGCGCCGGCTTCACCCGCCCCGTCCCTTCGCTGGTCTTCGTGGTGACCCTGGTGCTCAGCATGCTCGGGCTCGCGTACGCGCTGCGCGAGATCCCGGTCGGCACCGGCTACGCGATCTGGGTCGGCATCGGCGCGTCCGGCACCGCCCTGGTCGGCATGCTGGCCCTGAACGAGCCGGCCAGCCTGCCCCGGATCGCCTGTCTGGCACTGGTCGTCGCCGGCGTGGTCGGGCTGAAGATCTTCCACTGA
- a CDS encoding VOC family protein: protein MSKPLAEELFPILTAADLPAALGFYRDLLGGAVTYRFPETGEPEYVALSFGAGQLGIGRQAEPGPPPDDRIALWVYVRDCDAAVARLRAAGVTVLADPATQPWGERMAVVRDPDGHRVIVADRGWAGER, encoded by the coding sequence ATGAGTAAGCCGTTGGCGGAGGAGCTGTTTCCGATCCTCACCGCCGCGGACCTGCCGGCCGCGCTCGGCTTCTACCGGGACCTGCTCGGCGGCGCGGTCACCTACCGCTTCCCGGAGACGGGCGAGCCGGAGTACGTCGCGCTGAGCTTCGGCGCCGGCCAACTGGGCATCGGGCGCCAGGCGGAGCCGGGGCCGCCGCCCGACGACCGGATCGCGCTCTGGGTGTACGTCCGCGACTGCGACGCCGCGGTGGCCCGGCTGCGCGCGGCCGGGGTGACGGTGCTGGCGGACCCGGCGACGCAGCCCTGGGGCGAACGGATGGCGGTCGTCCGTGACCCCGACGGGCACCGGGTGATCGTCGCCGACCGCGGCTGGGCCGGCGAGCGCTGA
- a CDS encoding DNA translocase FtsK, which translates to MGLAHGVGWAVRAAGRQAASARELDPEHRRDGAGLLVFGLALLSAVGIWFSAAGPVGERVADTVRLFLGAIAIVVPVLLMIGAWRLMREPADPEHRGRGLVGWGSMLVATAALLHIGQEPVDATQRDFAGGLVGAGVGSLLERAVTAWVAVPLLILLLVFGLLVVTATPINKIPERLGLLAGAVTGAPAAEDAADEARATPARKRPAKRMPPPVDPDDFEELDEGVDLQDTIVLPRKAPAKVPATRKPVEPPEHSPAPTRAEQLALTGLAGDYTLPPANMLSSGAAPKKRSKANDEVIAALTGVFEQFDVDAAVTGFTRGPTVTRYEVELGHGVKVERITQLSRNIAYAVKSPDVRILSPIPGKSAVGVEIPNTDPENVALGDVLRSRTATSDHHPMVVALGKDIEGGYVVANLAKMPHILIAGATGAGKSSCLNSLLVSILTRATPDEVRLLLIDPKRVEMTGYEGIPHLVTPIVTNAKKAADSLEWVVREMDMRYDDLAANGVRHIDDFNRKVRNGEIKAPPGSERELRPYPYLLVIVDELADLMMVAPRDVEDSIVRITQLARAAGIHLVLATQRPSVDVVTGLIKANVPSRLAFATSSLADSRVILDQPGAEKLLGRGDGLFLPMGASKPIRIQGAWVTEREIADVVKFCKDQREPEFRPDVLTVAQEGKKKIDEDIGDDLDLLVQAVELVVTSQFGSTSMLQRKLRVGFAKAGRLMDLMETRGVVGPSEGSKARDVLVKPDELEEVLVGLRGGDE; encoded by the coding sequence ATGGGGCTGGCGCACGGCGTCGGCTGGGCGGTCCGGGCCGCCGGCCGGCAGGCCGCCTCGGCTCGGGAGCTGGATCCGGAGCACCGCCGCGACGGCGCCGGCCTGCTGGTCTTCGGGCTCGCCCTGCTCAGCGCCGTGGGCATCTGGTTCTCCGCGGCCGGCCCCGTCGGGGAGCGGGTGGCCGACACCGTCCGGCTCTTCCTCGGCGCGATCGCCATCGTGGTGCCGGTGCTGCTGATGATCGGCGCCTGGCGGCTGATGCGCGAGCCGGCCGACCCGGAGCACCGCGGTCGCGGGCTGGTCGGTTGGGGCTCGATGCTGGTGGCCACCGCCGCGCTGCTGCACATCGGGCAGGAGCCGGTCGACGCGACCCAGCGCGACTTCGCCGGCGGGCTGGTCGGCGCCGGGGTGGGCAGCCTGCTGGAGCGGGCGGTCACCGCCTGGGTGGCGGTGCCGCTGCTGATCCTGCTGCTGGTCTTCGGGCTGCTGGTGGTCACCGCCACGCCGATCAACAAGATCCCGGAACGGCTGGGCCTGCTGGCCGGCGCGGTGACCGGCGCGCCCGCGGCCGAGGACGCGGCGGACGAGGCCCGCGCCACGCCCGCCCGCAAGCGCCCGGCGAAGCGGATGCCACCCCCGGTGGACCCGGACGACTTCGAGGAACTCGACGAGGGCGTCGACCTGCAGGACACCATCGTGCTGCCGCGCAAGGCGCCGGCCAAGGTGCCGGCGACCCGCAAGCCGGTCGAGCCGCCGGAGCACTCGCCCGCGCCCACCCGGGCCGAGCAGTTGGCGCTGACCGGGCTGGCCGGCGACTACACCCTGCCGCCGGCGAACATGCTCAGCAGCGGCGCGGCGCCGAAGAAGCGGAGCAAGGCCAACGACGAGGTGATCGCCGCGCTCACCGGCGTCTTCGAGCAGTTCGACGTGGACGCCGCGGTCACCGGCTTCACCCGCGGCCCGACGGTCACCCGCTACGAGGTCGAACTCGGGCACGGCGTCAAGGTCGAGCGGATCACCCAGCTCTCCCGCAACATCGCGTACGCGGTGAAGTCGCCGGACGTGCGGATCCTGAGTCCGATCCCGGGCAAGAGCGCGGTCGGTGTGGAGATCCCGAACACCGACCCGGAGAACGTCGCGCTCGGCGACGTGCTGCGCTCCCGCACCGCCACCAGCGATCACCACCCGATGGTGGTCGCGCTCGGCAAGGACATCGAGGGCGGCTACGTGGTGGCCAACCTGGCGAAGATGCCGCACATCCTGATCGCCGGCGCCACCGGCGCGGGCAAGTCGTCCTGCCTGAACTCGCTGCTGGTGTCTATTCTCACCCGGGCCACCCCGGACGAGGTGCGGCTGCTGCTGATCGACCCGAAGCGGGTCGAGATGACCGGCTACGAGGGCATCCCGCACCTGGTCACCCCGATCGTGACCAACGCCAAGAAGGCGGCCGACTCGCTGGAGTGGGTCGTCCGCGAGATGGACATGCGCTACGACGACCTCGCCGCCAACGGGGTCCGGCACATCGACGACTTCAACCGCAAGGTGCGCAACGGCGAGATCAAGGCCCCGCCCGGCAGCGAGCGGGAACTGCGGCCGTACCCGTACCTGCTGGTGATCGTGGACGAGCTGGCGGACCTGATGATGGTCGCGCCGCGCGACGTGGAGGACTCCATCGTCCGGATCACCCAGCTGGCCCGGGCCGCCGGCATCCACCTGGTGCTGGCCACCCAGCGCCCCTCGGTGGACGTGGTCACCGGCCTGATCAAGGCGAACGTGCCGTCCCGGCTCGCCTTCGCCACCTCCTCGCTGGCCGACAGCCGGGTCATCCTCGACCAGCCGGGGGCGGAGAAGCTGCTCGGCCGGGGTGACGGGCTGTTCCTGCCGATGGGCGCCTCGAAGCCGATCCGGATCCAGGGCGCCTGGGTCACCGAGCGCGAGATCGCCGACGTGGTGAAGTTCTGCAAGGACCAGCGCGAGCCGGAGTTCCGCCCGGACGTGCTGACCGTGGCGCAGGAGGGCAAGAAGAAGATCGACGAGGACATCGGCGACGACCTCGACCTGCTGGTGCAGGCGGTCGAGCTGGTGGTCACCTCGCAGTTCGGCTCGACCTCGATGCTCCAGCGCAAGCTGCGGGTCGGTTTCGCCAAGGCCGGCCGGCTGATGGACCTGATGGAGACCCGGGGCGTGGTCGGGCCGTCCGAGGGCTCCAAGGCGCGCGACGTGCTGGTCAAGCCGGACGAGTTGGAGGAGGTCCTGGTCGGCCTGCGCGGTGGCGATGAGTAA
- a CDS encoding YbjN domain-containing protein has translation MASPEIEDGPDGPLAGPPRELRPLTGELIVAVLGNRGYVVQRDPDGDLVGRWDDSLIWFLRLGAAGELLQVRTVAAPTFSIEQVPALYAFCNGWNHDRLWPKAFVHVDDDGRARVCGEVIADLERGVTPHQLDQLLDCGIATGCQLAAEVRRLPGAVIA, from the coding sequence ATGGCGTCGCCGGAAATCGAGGACGGTCCGGACGGCCCCCTGGCCGGGCCGCCCCGGGAACTGCGGCCGTTGACCGGCGAGCTGATCGTCGCCGTGCTGGGCAACCGGGGGTACGTGGTCCAGCGCGACCCGGACGGCGACCTGGTCGGGCGGTGGGACGACAGCCTGATCTGGTTCCTGCGCCTGGGCGCCGCCGGAGAGCTGCTCCAGGTGCGCACCGTCGCCGCACCCACCTTCTCCATCGAGCAGGTTCCCGCGCTGTACGCGTTCTGCAACGGCTGGAACCACGACCGGCTCTGGCCCAAGGCGTTCGTGCACGTCGACGACGACGGCCGGGCCCGGGTCTGCGGCGAGGTGATCGCCGACCTGGAGCGGGGGGTCACCCCGCACCAACTGGACCAGCTGCTCGACTGCGGCATCGCCACCGGCTGCCAGCTCGCCGCCGAGGTGCGCCGGCTGCCCGGCGCGGTGATCGCGTGA
- a CDS encoding type III secretion system chaperone family protein has product MTGRGERQRATPGGAGRPGPADAALADALADARDLPDGEARTAELERVAAHADAAGDDRSAVAARFALVEAYLLDGERWRLVEPVRRCLAAVDRRPDLLPAADVELLLRYQRYAVEALLGTPRVGLDQARSMLDDLAGRTASDAGDAAVVAELRCRIADHLGDEPTARRWYDGWTAAAPGPADGCPGCAPVRRAELLAGWGDWSAALDVLRDPLDGTVTCTEQPERALAGALLPWLRAGEPERAGAAHVRAYRRHRREPAAFPYLSAHLRFCALGGHLDRGLDILAEQLPRLDRPADDLSAMEFAAAGALLCALAVEAGLGHRTLRRPAAGPRPAAELDVETLGHTLLGTTTRLAGSFDARNGTGHQSGRIASWLAERPLAAPVPLPADDAPDDLDDPDDGDAGPAELEPVPLTLSMITAELDRRGDRYDVDGGGAVLGRWGEALIQFRRAGERGEILHVRVVAARRLPTGRLAEAYAFCNAWNHDRLLPKAYVHDLGGELALAGDVSTDLAHGVAPAQLAVLVDAAVRTGAGYAEAVAALP; this is encoded by the coding sequence GTGACCGGGCGGGGCGAGCGCCAGCGGGCGACACCGGGTGGGGCGGGCCGGCCCGGGCCGGCGGACGCGGCGCTGGCCGACGCGCTCGCCGACGCCCGGGACCTGCCCGACGGTGAGGCCCGGACCGCCGAGCTGGAACGCGTCGCCGCGCACGCCGACGCGGCCGGGGACGACCGTTCCGCGGTGGCGGCCCGGTTCGCGCTGGTCGAGGCGTACCTGCTGGACGGGGAGCGGTGGCGGCTGGTGGAACCGGTGCGCCGCTGCCTGGCGGCCGTCGACCGCCGGCCCGACCTGCTGCCCGCGGCCGACGTCGAGCTGCTGCTGCGCTACCAGCGGTACGCGGTGGAGGCGCTGCTCGGCACCCCCCGGGTCGGGCTGGACCAGGCCCGGTCCATGTTGGACGACCTGGCCGGCCGGACCGCCTCCGACGCGGGCGACGCCGCGGTGGTCGCGGAGCTGCGCTGCCGGATCGCCGACCACCTCGGCGACGAGCCGACCGCCCGCCGGTGGTACGACGGGTGGACCGCCGCCGCGCCCGGGCCGGCCGACGGGTGTCCCGGCTGCGCGCCGGTCCGCCGCGCCGAACTGCTCGCCGGTTGGGGCGACTGGTCCGCCGCGCTGGACGTGCTGCGGGACCCGCTCGACGGCACGGTCACCTGCACCGAGCAACCGGAGCGGGCGCTGGCCGGGGCGTTGCTGCCCTGGCTGCGGGCCGGCGAGCCGGAGCGGGCCGGCGCGGCGCACGTGCGGGCGTACCGGCGGCACCGGCGGGAACCGGCGGCCTTTCCGTACCTCTCGGCGCACCTGCGGTTCTGCGCGCTGGGCGGGCACCTCGACCGTGGGCTGGACATCCTCGCCGAGCAGCTGCCCCGGCTGGACCGCCCGGCCGACGACCTGTCGGCGATGGAGTTCGCCGCCGCCGGGGCGCTGCTCTGCGCGCTCGCCGTCGAGGCGGGCCTGGGCCACCGGACGCTGCGCCGCCCCGCCGCCGGCCCGCGACCGGCCGCCGAGCTGGACGTCGAGACGCTGGGGCACACCCTGCTCGGCACGACGACCCGGCTGGCCGGCAGCTTCGACGCCCGCAACGGCACCGGCCACCAGTCCGGCCGGATCGCGTCCTGGCTGGCCGAGCGGCCGCTGGCCGCCCCGGTCCCGCTGCCCGCCGACGACGCCCCGGACGACCTCGACGACCCGGACGACGGCGACGCCGGGCCGGCGGAGCTGGAACCGGTGCCGCTGACCCTGTCGATGATCACGGCCGAGCTGGACCGGCGCGGCGACCGGTACGACGTGGACGGCGGCGGCGCGGTGCTCGGCCGTTGGGGCGAGGCGCTGATCCAGTTCCGCCGGGCCGGTGAGCGCGGTGAGATCCTGCACGTACGGGTGGTCGCCGCGCGTCGGCTGCCGACCGGCCGGCTGGCCGAGGCGTACGCGTTCTGCAACGCGTGGAACCACGACCGGCTGCTGCCGAAGGCGTACGTGCACGACCTCGGCGGCGAGCTGGCGCTGGCCGGCGACGTCAGCACCGACCTGGCGCACGGGGTGGCCCCGGCCCAGCTCGCGGTGCTGGTGGACGCGGCCGTGCGCACCGGCGCCGGGTACGCCGAGGCGGTCGCCGCGCTGCCCTGA
- a CDS encoding S1 family peptidase — MDRRRMTAIGVLVATAGAAAAVTLPALAGEGTAPPADRPGGAAAGVAPEVLDAMRRDLSLSPEQVVDRLRSERQAAGAVARLRTELGADYGGSWLSADGRQLTVAVADPADADRVRAAGAVPKQVARGVGELDAVKRRLDRAGAQASPDVAGWYVDVADNSVVVLARPGAEAAGRRFAVAGGAPAGAVTVRTATEQPRLLFDVRGGDAYFINNAGRCSVGFSVVGGFVTAGHCGRPGDRTTGSNRVAQGTFRASSFPGDDWAFVEVNGDWTPQGVVNDFNGGTVPVAGSQEAPIGASICRSGSTTGTRCGVIQARNATVNYPEGTVTGLTRTNVCAEPGDSGGAWLSGDQAQGVTSGGSGDCTRGGVTFFQPVNEILAANRLTLVTADGGEVPPPSAPAEPPAATTPPPTPPAGGESDCTGQVTRAGSLAAGRTQTQPDGRWFRAPAGPQRACLDAPDGATFALTLQRWTGTGWRTVARADTDGAAAQLATEGPAGAYRYRVTALRGSGDYTLAFSAG; from the coding sequence ATGGACCGCAGACGGATGACAGCCATCGGTGTCCTGGTGGCGACGGCGGGAGCGGCGGCGGCGGTGACCCTGCCGGCGCTGGCCGGGGAGGGCACCGCCCCACCGGCGGACCGGCCGGGCGGCGCGGCCGCCGGGGTCGCGCCGGAGGTGCTCGACGCGATGCGGCGGGACCTGTCGCTCAGCCCGGAGCAGGTGGTCGACCGGCTGCGCAGCGAGCGTCAGGCGGCCGGGGCGGTGGCCCGGCTCCGTACCGAACTCGGCGCCGACTACGGCGGCAGCTGGCTCAGCGCGGACGGCCGCCAGCTGACCGTGGCGGTCGCCGACCCGGCCGACGCCGACCGGGTACGCGCCGCCGGCGCGGTGCCGAAGCAGGTGGCCCGGGGCGTCGGCGAGCTGGACGCGGTCAAGCGCCGGCTGGACCGGGCCGGCGCCCAGGCCAGCCCGGACGTGGCCGGCTGGTACGTGGACGTGGCCGACAACAGCGTGGTGGTGCTCGCCCGGCCGGGCGCCGAGGCGGCCGGCCGGCGGTTCGCCGTGGCCGGCGGGGCGCCCGCGGGCGCGGTCACGGTGCGGACCGCGACGGAACAGCCGCGGCTGCTGTTCGACGTGCGCGGCGGGGACGCGTACTTCATCAACAACGCCGGCCGCTGCTCGGTCGGCTTCTCGGTGGTCGGCGGGTTCGTCACGGCCGGGCACTGCGGGCGGCCGGGGGACCGGACCACCGGCTCGAACCGGGTCGCCCAGGGCACCTTCCGCGCCTCGTCCTTCCCCGGCGACGACTGGGCCTTCGTCGAGGTGAACGGCGACTGGACGCCGCAGGGCGTGGTGAACGACTTCAACGGCGGCACGGTGCCGGTGGCCGGCTCGCAGGAGGCGCCGATCGGGGCGTCCATCTGCCGGTCCGGCTCGACCACCGGCACCCGCTGCGGGGTGATCCAGGCCCGCAACGCCACCGTCAACTACCCGGAGGGCACGGTCACCGGGCTGACCCGGACCAACGTCTGCGCCGAGCCGGGCGACTCGGGCGGCGCCTGGCTCTCCGGCGACCAGGCCCAGGGCGTCACCTCCGGCGGCTCGGGCGACTGCACCCGGGGCGGGGTCACCTTCTTCCAGCCGGTCAACGAGATCCTCGCCGCCAACCGGCTGACCCTGGTCACCGCCGACGGCGGCGAGGTGCCGCCGCCCTCCGCGCCGGCCGAGCCGCCGGCCGCCACCACCCCGCCGCCGACCCCGCCAGCCGGCGGCGAGAGCGACTGCACCGGCCAGGTCACCCGCGCCGGCTCGCTGGCCGCCGGGCGGACCCAGACCCAGCCGGACGGCCGCTGGTTCCGGGCCCCGGCCGGCCCGCAGCGGGCCTGCCTGGACGCCCCGGACGGGGCCACCTTCGCGCTCACCCTGCAGCGCTGGACCGGCACCGGCTGGCGGACCGTGGCCCGCGCCGACACCGACGGGGCGGCGGCCCAGCTGGCCACCGAGGGCCCGGCCGGCGCCTACCGCTACCGGGTGACCGCCCTGCGCGGCTCCGGCGACTACACGCTGGCGTTCTCCGCCGGCTGA